A single Apodemus sylvaticus chromosome 20, mApoSyl1.1, whole genome shotgun sequence DNA region contains:
- the Csrp2 gene encoding cysteine and glycine-rich protein 2, translating into MPVWGGGNKCGACGRTVYHAEEVQCDGRSFHRRCFLCMVCRKNLDSTTVAIHDEEIYCKSCYGKKYGPKGYGYGQGAGTLNMDRGERLGIKPESAQPHRPTTNPNTSKFAQKYGGAEKCSRCGDSVYAAEKVIGAGKPWHKNCFRCAKCGKSLESTTLTEKEGEIYCKGCYAKNFGPKGFGYGQGAGALVHAQ; encoded by the exons ATGCCTGTCTGGGGCGGTGGAAACAAGTGCGGGGCCTGCGGGAGAACCGTGTACCACGCGGAGGAGGTGCAGTGTGATGGGCGGAGCTTCCACCGCCGCTGCTTCCTGTGCA TGGTTTGCAGGAAAAACTTAGACAGCACAACTGTGGCGATTCATGATGAAGAGATCTACTGCAAATCCTGCTACGGAAAGAAGTATGGACCAAAAGGCTATGGTTATGGCCAGGGTGCTGGGACGCTCAACATGGACCGTGGTGAGAGGCTGGGCATCAagccagagag TGCTCAACCTCACAGGCCTACAACAAATCCAAACACTTCGAAATTTGCCCAGAAATACGGAGGGGCTGAGAAGTGTTCCAGGTGTGGGGATTCTGTGTATGCCGCGGAGAAGGTCATTGGAGCTGGGAAG CCCTGGCACAAAAACTGTTTCAGATGTGCCAAGTGTGGGAAGAGTCTGGAGTCTACAACTCTGACTGAGAAAGAAGGTGAAATCTACTGTAAAG GGTGCTACGCAAAGAACTTTGGGCCCAAGGGATTTGGCTATGGTCAAGGAGCAGGGGCCCTAGTCCATGCTCAGTAG